Part of the Cryptosporangium arvum DSM 44712 genome, GATCCGGACGACGCCCAGCGCTTCGCCCGGGAGATCGGCCCGGTCGTCTACAAGCCGTTCTCGTCACCGGTGGAGCGCGACGGGCGCCGGATGTTCGTCTACACCTCGCCGGTGGAGGCCGAGGACCTGGTCGACGAGTCGATCCGGCACACCGCGCACCTGTTCCAGGAACACCTGGACAAGGCGTACGAGGTGCGGTTGACCGTCGTCGACGAGCAGTTCTTCGCGGCGGCCCTGACCGCCCGCTCGGCCGCCGCGACGATCGACTGGCGCAGCGACTACGACGCGATCGAGTACACGGTGACGACCGTCCCGGACGGCGTGCGGACCGGGTTGCTGCGCATGATGCGGCTGCTCCGGCTGCGCTTCGCCGCGGTCGACTTCGCCGTGACCCCGGCCGGCGAGTGGTACTTCCTCGACCTCAACCCGAACGGCCAGTGGGCCTGGATCGAGCACGAAACCGGCCTCCCGATCTGCGCGGCGATCGCGGACGCGCTGACGCCGCGCGGTTGAAGCGCCGCCAGGCGCGCGCCTTTGTCTGAACCTGGAGCCCGCTCAGGGCGACGCTGACGCTCGAGCGGGCCGACGTCGTGACATCAGCGAAGCGTCATAAGGAGGCCCGCTCGCGCGTCAGCGTCGTTCTGAGCGGGCCGCCCACTAGGAAGGGTGTTCGTCTACTAGGCGGACCATGCCGGTGCCCTGGACGACCTCGCCGGCCACCCAGGCGCTGATGCCGCGGGCGTTGAACGACGCGATCGCGCGGTCGACGTCCGAGGGCGGCACCACGACGATCATGCCGACGCCCATGTTGAACGTCCGCTCCATCTCCGGCCGGGTGACCCGCCCGATGGTGCCCACCAGGTCGAAGATCGGCTGCGGCCGCCAGGTGGACCGGTCGATCACCGCGTCGACGTCCTCGCCGATGACGCGGACGACGTTGCCCGGCAGCCCACCGCCGGTGATGTGCGCCAGCGCGTGCACCTCGCACTCCTCGATCACCGCGAGGCAGGGCTGCGCGTAGATCGTGGTGGGCGTGAGCAGCTCTTCGCCGAGCGTCCGCTGGTTGCCGAGGTCCGCGACGACCTGGTCCAGCCGCATCTTCCCGTCGGCCAGCAGCGCGTGACGCACCAGCGAGTACCCGTTGGAGTGCACCCCGGAGGACGGCAGCGCGATGATCTGGTCACCGGGCTTGATGCGCTCGACGCCGAGGATCTTGTCCGCGTCGACGACGCCGACGCCGGTGGCCGCGATGTCGTACTCGCCCGGCGAGAGCAGCCCCGGGTGTTCAGCGGTCTCGCCGCCGAGCAGCGCGCACCCCGCCCATCGGCAGCCGTCGGCGATGCCACCGACGATGTCGGCGACCCTCTCCGGCACGACCTTGCCGATCGCGATGTAGTCCTGCAGGAACAGCGGCTCGGCGCCACAGACCACGAGGTCGTCGACGACCATCGCGACCAGGTCGACCCCGACCGTGTCGTGGATGTCCATCGCCTGCGCGATCGCCAGCTTCGTCCCGACCCCGTCCGTGGACGAAGCGAGCACCGGCTTGGTGTACTTCGCGGTGTCGAACGCGAACAGCCCGGCGAACCCGCCGATGTTGCCGACCACCTCGGGCCGGAACGTCTTCTTGACCTTCGAGCGCATGAGCTCGACCGCGCGGTCACCGGCTTCGATGTCGACGCCGGCCGCTCGGTAGGAGGAGCCACCGCCCTCCGTGGCATCGCGTGACGTACGCGTCACTCGGGCGCCACTCTGCGTGGGCGCCCCGGACGTCACCACGTCCTTCACTCTGCCTCCATGTTTTTCGGCCCCGTGCTGAAGTTACGGTCGGCTCAGAGCGCCGGCACCGCCGGGCGAAGCCACCAAGGGCAACGGCGCACCGACGCCACGCTCGATGCCCTCGAGCATGTGCTTACCGATCACGTCGTCCGCGGGCAATGGGATCGGGTACTTCCCATCGAAACATGCCATGCACAGCCGCTTGCGGGGCTGCTCGGTGGCGGCCACCAACTCGTCGAGCGACACGTAACCGAGCGAGTCGGCGCCGATCGACGCCCGCACACCCTCGGTGTCGAGGCCGTTGGCGATGAGCTCGGCCTTGCTCGCGAAGTCGATGCCGTAGAAACACGGCCACTTCACCGGCGGCGACGAGATACGCACGTGCACCTCGATCGCACCGGCCTCACGCAGCATCCGGACCAGCGCGCGCTGGGTGTTGCCCCGGACGATCGAGTCGTCGACGACGACCAGGCGCTTGCCGCGGATGACGTCACGCAGCGGGTTGAGCTTGAGCCGGATGCCGAGCTGCCGGATCGTCTGGGACGGCTGGATGAACGTCCGGCCGACGTAGGAGTTCTTGACCAGGCCGATGCCGTACGGGATACCGCTGGCCTGGGCGTACCCGACCGCGGCGGGGGTGCCGGACTCGGGCACCGGGATGACGAGGTCGGCCTCGACCGGGCTCTGCGCCGCCAGCCGCCGGCCGATCTCCACGCGGGTGGCGTGCACGCCGCGCCCGGCGATCGTGGTGTCGGGCCGGGCCAGGTAGACGTACTCGAAGATGCAGCCCTTCGGCTCGGGCATCGCGAACCGCTCGGAACGCAGACCGTCCTCGTCGATGGCGATCAGCTCACCGGGCTCGACCTCGCGGACCATGCTGGCGCCGCAGATGTCCAGGGCCGCGGTCTCGCTGGCCACCACCCAGCCGCGCTCGAGCCGACCCAGCACCAGCGGGCGGACGCCCTGCGGGTCGCGAGCGGCGTAGAGCGTGTGCTCGTCCATGAAGACGAAGCTGAACGCGCCGCGCAGCGTCGGCAGGACCTCCAGCGCCGACTGCATCAGCGACCGGTCGGGGTCGGCCGCGAGCAACGACGTCACCAGCGAGGTGTCGTTGGTGCTCACCGGGCCCTGCGAGCCGATGCCGGTCGCGGCGACCGCGCGGGCCAGCTCACCGGTGTTAACCAGGTTGCCGTTGTGCGCGAGCGCGACCGACGTGCCGGCACTCGTCGACCGCAGCGTCGGCTGGGCGTTCTCCCACGTCGACCCGCCGGTCGTCGAGTATCTCGCGTGACCGATCGCGAGGTGGCCCTGGAGGCTGGCCAGCGTCGATTCGTCGAAGACCTGGGACACCAGCCCCAGTTCCTTGTAGACGACGACGCCGGTGCCGGCGCTCACCGCGATACCGGCGGCCTCCTGGCCGCGGTGCTGCAGTGCGTAGAGCCCGTAGTACGTCAGCTTCGCGACGTCCTCTCCGGGAGCCCACACACCGAAGACCCCGCAGGCGTCCTGGGGGCCGGTATCTGAGGGGTCGAGTTCGTGCGTCAGTTTGCCGTCACCACGGAGCACGTGGCCCAGTCTAGGCCCTGTTCTCCGAAACGCCCGCCGCCGCCGGGAGACCCGTGGGATCGGTGGGGTTGCGCGGTGTGGTTCACTCTCTGTCGTGACCGCGAACTCGTACCCCGCTCCGCTGCCGGCGACCGCCGGCCGTTGCGGCGTGTCCTCGCGCGGTCACGTTTACGACGAGTGTTGTCGCTGACGGCCGCCCGGCTCGTGTGCAGTCCGCCCCGGACGCTGCGAGCTTCTCACTCTCCTGAGACGGACTCGTCGTGCTCGACTTCCCTGAGCCCTTTCTGCTCGCACCCTCGTCGCTGACCCCGACCGCTCTGCGCGAGCGGGCCGAGGCACTACTTGCTGTTACCGACGCCACAGTGCTGTCCGAGCTCCCGGTCGGCGGCGCGATGGAGCTGCGGAGCAACTTCCTCTACGACGCCTGGCTGGTTCGCCTCGGTCCCGGCGCAGCGAGTGACCTGCACGCCCACGAGCACGGGTTCGGCACGGTCGCCGTGGTCTCGGGTGCGCTGCGCGAGACCCGGGCGTCCACCGAGGGACTGGACGAGCGGGTGGTCACGGCCGGCGAGACGGTCGCGACCCGCCCCGGCGACACGCACCGGCTGACCGTGGAGGAGGACGGCGCGGTGGCCGTCTACCTGGCGTCGCCGCCGAAGCGCACCGCGCCGCGGATCGTGTCGTCCGCTACTACACCAGTGGCAGCCACTCGCTGAGGTCAGCGCGGGAGCCGCTCGCCGAGACCTGGCCGGCGG contains:
- the purF gene encoding amidophosphoribosyltransferase — encoded protein: MLRGDGKLTHELDPSDTGPQDACGVFGVWAPGEDVAKLTYYGLYALQHRGQEAAGIAVSAGTGVVVYKELGLVSQVFDESTLASLQGHLAIGHARYSTTGGSTWENAQPTLRSTSAGTSVALAHNGNLVNTGELARAVAATGIGSQGPVSTNDTSLVTSLLAADPDRSLMQSALEVLPTLRGAFSFVFMDEHTLYAARDPQGVRPLVLGRLERGWVVASETAALDICGASMVREVEPGELIAIDEDGLRSERFAMPEPKGCIFEYVYLARPDTTIAGRGVHATRVEIGRRLAAQSPVEADLVIPVPESGTPAAVGYAQASGIPYGIGLVKNSYVGRTFIQPSQTIRQLGIRLKLNPLRDVIRGKRLVVVDDSIVRGNTQRALVRMLREAGAIEVHVRISSPPVKWPCFYGIDFASKAELIANGLDTEGVRASIGADSLGYVSLDELVAATEQPRKRLCMACFDGKYPIPLPADDVIGKHMLEGIERGVGAPLPLVASPGGAGALSRP
- the tgmB gene encoding ATP-grasp ribosomal peptide maturase, coding for MPPTVLILTERLDPTSDLVVTALADRGVTVFRVDTADFPALLTVTAEFDGAGWRSELRSPFRSLAISDVCGAYYRRPSAFTFPTMSPADRQWAELEARIGLGGLLALVPNWLNHPSRIGYAEYKPVQLATAGQAGLSVPRTLITNDPDDAQRFAREIGPVVYKPFSSPVERDGRRMFVYTSPVEAEDLVDESIRHTAHLFQEHLDKAYEVRLTVVDEQFFAAALTARSAAATIDWRSDYDAIEYTVTTVPDGVRTGLLRMMRLLRLRFAAVDFAVTPAGEWYFLDLNPNGQWAWIEHETGLPICAAIADALTPRG
- a CDS encoding cupin domain-containing protein; the encoded protein is MLDFPEPFLLAPSSLTPTALRERAEALLAVTDATVLSELPVGGAMELRSNFLYDAWLVRLGPGAASDLHAHEHGFGTVAVVSGALRETRASTEGLDERVVTAGETVATRPGDTHRLTVEEDGAVAVYLASPPKRTAPRIVSSATTPVAATR
- the purM gene encoding phosphoribosylformylglycinamidine cyclo-ligase is translated as MTRTSRDATEGGGSSYRAAGVDIEAGDRAVELMRSKVKKTFRPEVVGNIGGFAGLFAFDTAKYTKPVLASSTDGVGTKLAIAQAMDIHDTVGVDLVAMVVDDLVVCGAEPLFLQDYIAIGKVVPERVADIVGGIADGCRWAGCALLGGETAEHPGLLSPGEYDIAATGVGVVDADKILGVERIKPGDQIIALPSSGVHSNGYSLVRHALLADGKMRLDQVVADLGNQRTLGEELLTPTTIYAQPCLAVIEECEVHALAHITGGGLPGNVVRVIGEDVDAVIDRSTWRPQPIFDLVGTIGRVTRPEMERTFNMGVGMIVVVPPSDVDRAIASFNARGISAWVAGEVVQGTGMVRLVDEHPS